One segment of Olsenella uli DSM 7084 DNA contains the following:
- a CDS encoding PTS system mannose/fructose/N-acetylgalactosamine-transporter subunit IIB, translating to MSITAGRIDYRLLHGIVQGFWCPTYATQRTMIIDDATANDEVRKTAMRMSKPSGQALSIISHEKAYANFRAGKYENHTVFVIARDPRTFLDLIGCGQGIPVLTLGLTELPPAGTQGVQAGRRAFIRNDDIPIYKEIVAAGTRVEVRYMTTDKPVPISQYIGA from the coding sequence ATGAGCATCACCGCGGGGAGAATCGACTACCGACTCCTCCATGGCATCGTTCAGGGCTTCTGGTGCCCGACGTACGCCACCCAGCGCACCATGATCATTGACGACGCCACTGCCAATGACGAGGTGCGCAAGACTGCCATGAGGATGTCCAAGCCTTCGGGCCAGGCACTCTCGATCATCTCGCACGAGAAGGCCTATGCCAATTTCAGGGCCGGCAAGTACGAAAACCACACCGTCTTTGTGATCGCGCGCGATCCCCGGACCTTCCTCGACCTGATCGGATGCGGGCAGGGCATTCCCGTGCTCACGCTGGGGTTGACCGAGCTTCCCCCCGCGGGAACGCAGGGAGTCCAGGCCGGCCGCCGCGCCTTCATCCGCAATGATGACATCCCCATCTACAAGGAGATCGTGGCAGCTGGTACGAGGGTTGAGGTGCGTTACATGACAACCGACAAGCCAGTTCCCATTTCCCAGTACATCGGAGCCTAG
- a CDS encoding PTS mannose/fructose/sorbose/N-acetylgalactosamine transporter subunit IIC has protein sequence MAVNALQFILIVVLSGFRAADQYSTQLFPFQHALMCWLTGIILGDPYTGLVVGGTIQLMSMGAAGLGGSSAPDYGMAGMVATVLACITGSQDISVGLAVGVAVAMLYVQLDVMFKVYNSWVFKVIRGYAAKREYTKMLRSFFLSHLWLFLQGAVPMALVLAFGQQAVDAVLAVTPDWFTTGLTIAAGILPVTGFAMLLTFMPVNKFYAFLIVGYVLAAYLRLSVLPIALIGVAVAIEYFRFKSDGGMASAVATQNGGELEDE, from the coding sequence ATGGCGGTCAACGCGCTCCAGTTCATCCTGATCGTTGTCCTCTCGGGCTTCAGGGCAGCGGACCAGTACTCAACGCAGCTCTTTCCCTTCCAGCATGCCCTCATGTGCTGGCTTACGGGGATCATCCTGGGTGACCCCTACACCGGCCTTGTCGTGGGCGGCACCATCCAGCTCATGTCCATGGGCGCTGCCGGCCTGGGTGGGTCATCGGCCCCCGACTACGGCATGGCAGGGATGGTTGCGACCGTGCTTGCCTGCATCACCGGTAGCCAGGACATCTCCGTCGGCCTTGCGGTGGGCGTTGCCGTCGCGATGCTCTACGTGCAGCTGGACGTCATGTTCAAGGTCTACAACTCCTGGGTCTTCAAGGTGATTCGAGGGTATGCCGCCAAGCGTGAGTACACGAAGATGCTTCGCTCGTTCTTCCTCTCGCACCTGTGGCTGTTCCTCCAGGGCGCAGTTCCCATGGCCCTGGTGCTGGCGTTTGGCCAGCAGGCAGTCGACGCCGTTCTGGCCGTCACGCCCGATTGGTTTACGACCGGGCTCACAATTGCAGCGGGAATCCTCCCTGTCACGGGCTTTGCGATGCTCCTTACGTTCATGCCGGTCAACAAGTTCTACGCCTTCCTGATCGTAGGTTACGTACTTGCTGCCTACCTTAGGCTCTCGGTGCTCCCCATTGCCCTCATCGGCGTTGCCGTTGCAATTGAGTACTTTAGGTTCAAGTCGGACGGCGGCATGGCTTCCGCTGTCGCTACCCAGAACGGAGGCGAGCTCGAGGATGAGTGA